The window GCATTTATGAAAGTTTTAATAATAGAAGACGATCCAACACTGAATAAAAATATAAATGAAGCATTGAAAGTTGAAAACCTCAATACGGAATACGTTTTTGACGGATTATTGGCAGACCGAATGTTGAGAAAAAATAATTATGATTGCATCATAATGGACATCAACCTTCCGGGAAAAAACGGTTTTGATCTATGTAAAGAATTCAGATTACACAATGCTATTACACCAGTGATCATGCTGACAGCATTTAGTGAGTTAGAAGATAAAATACAGGGCTTTGATTGCGGTGCAGATGATTATTTAACCAAACCCTTTTTTATGAGAGAACTGACTTTAAGGGTTCATTCTCTTATTAAACGCAACAAACAAATCCATTCAACAAATCCATCCATTTTAGTTGCAGACGATTTAACAATTAACGATGCTCAAAAAAAAGTGCACAGACAAGGCAAAGAAATTAGCTTGACACCGAGAGAGTATCAAATACTAATGAAACTAATGGAAAAAAAAGGAGAGATTGTTTCCAAACCGGATTTAATAAAAGAAATATGGGGAAGCACATTTGATGCAAACACCAACACCATAGAGGTTTATGTGAATTTTTTAAGAAACAAATTGGACAAACCGTTTGGCAAGAACACAATTAAAACCAAAGTGGGTTTCGGATATTACCTTGATTTAAAATGAAAATAAGGAATAAAATACTTATTTATTTTTCTACTACAGTGATTGCCCTCACGGCAATTTCATTAATGATTATTTACATTTTATTTTCAGAATATAGGGAAGAAGAGTTTCAACAACAGCAAAACGAAAAAATCCATACAACCATTAAGCTTATCGAAAAAATCAAACAAGAGAGCGCTACCATTTCTTATCTGATAGACCAGCAAGACATCAATGATTTTTACGATGAAAAACTGCTTGTATATGACTCCGGTAAAAACTTGATTTTCGCCAGTTTGGATAGCTTGGATATTGTTAAAGCAGAGAGCATTCTCAACAAACTATCGCAAACTCAAAGATGGATAGAAACCAAAGAAGAAAATTATGATCTTATCGGTATTTATGCAGAAGCAAATAATCAAACTTATTATGCGGTAAGTAAGGCTTATGATGCTTTCGGATATACGAAAATGTATTTTTTACGGAATGTTTTAATTGGAATCTTCCTATTTATCACCTTTGTGGTAATCCTCATTTCAAGGTTTCTTTCCAATAAAATTTCAAAACCAATCACAGCACTTGCCGATAAGCTTAAACAATATGACCTTAGTAAAGAGAAAGTTGAAGAACTGCCAATTGAAACAACCTCTTACGAACTGAAGCAATTGACACTAAGTTTTAATGAGTTAATCAAAAGGACGAATGAAGCATTTGTTTTTCAAAAACATACAATTCATCATATTTCCCACCAATTGAAAACACCTATTTCAGTCTTGGTATCAGAACTTGAAAGAATAAAAAATTTATCCAATACTAAAATCATCAAATCAGATATTGAAAATCAAATTAACAAAACAAAATCTTTAGGGAGTATTATCAATGTTTTGCTTGAGATTTCAAAAATTGAAGCAGGTCAGCAAACAAAAAAGCAATTTTTACGCATCGACGAACTGTTTTATGATGTGATGGAAGAGCTAAATGGCATCTATTTTGATTTTCATTTTGAAGTAAATTACCTTCCTGATGAATTTAATGAAAAGAGACTTGTAATCAATCTGAATCCAATCCTTATCCGGCAAGCCATTCAAAATTTATTGATCAATTGTGTTTCATACAGCAACAATTCAAAAGCTGAAATAAAATTTGACTGTACACAACTGAATGAACTAAAAATACAAATCCTCAATTCCGGAAAACCGATTTCTAAAAGAGAAGAAATGTTTTTGTTCAATCACTTTTTCAGGGGACAAAACAGTGAAGGAAAAATTGGTTTTGGTCTCGGACTTGTATTAACAAAAAAAATTGTGGAACTTAATTCTGCTACTATCACGTATTCAAACCCTAT of the Cyclobacterium marinum DSM 745 genome contains:
- a CDS encoding response regulator transcription factor, whose protein sequence is MKVLIIEDDPTLNKNINEALKVENLNTEYVFDGLLADRMLRKNNYDCIIMDINLPGKNGFDLCKEFRLHNAITPVIMLTAFSELEDKIQGFDCGADDYLTKPFFMRELTLRVHSLIKRNKQIHSTNPSILVADDLTINDAQKKVHRQGKEISLTPREYQILMKLMEKKGEIVSKPDLIKEIWGSTFDANTNTIEVYVNFLRNKLDKPFGKNTIKTKVGFGYYLDLK
- a CDS encoding sensor histidine kinase, with product MKIRNKILIYFSTTVIALTAISLMIIYILFSEYREEEFQQQQNEKIHTTIKLIEKIKQESATISYLIDQQDINDFYDEKLLVYDSGKNLIFASLDSLDIVKAESILNKLSQTQRWIETKEENYDLIGIYAEANNQTYYAVSKAYDAFGYTKMYFLRNVLIGIFLFITFVVILISRFLSNKISKPITALADKLKQYDLSKEKVEELPIETTSYELKQLTLSFNELIKRTNEAFVFQKHTIHHISHQLKTPISVLVSELERIKNLSNTKIIKSDIENQINKTKSLGSIINVLLEISKIEAGQQTKKQFLRIDELFYDVMEELNGIYFDFHFEVNYLPDEFNEKRLVINLNPILIRQAIQNLLINCVSYSNNSKAEIKFDCTQLNELKIQILNSGKPISKREEMFLFNHFFRGQNSEGKIGFGLGLVLTKKIVELNSATITYSNPIPNTNVFELKFPLS